TCCAAACTCAAACAACAATTCCATGAAATTTTCTTCCCCATTCTTGAGCTGGAGAAGAAAAAACCCGAATATTTCGACTGTGTGGTTATCGGAAGTGATGAGGTGTTCCATGCATGTCAGAAATCTCCCTGGGGGTTTTCTAAACAGCTTTTTGGGGAAGGTATACCCTCCCGGAGAGTAATCTCCTATGCCGCATCTTTCGGCAACACCACTAAGGAGAGTATCAATAACTTTGGTATCGGCAATGAAATAGCCCAATCCCTTAAAGGGCTCTGGTCAATTTCTGTCAGGGACAAAAACTCCTATGAGCTTATAAAACACTTAGTACATAAAGCCCCTCTTTTGCACCTGGATCCGGTTCTTGTCTACGATTATCATGATTACCTTAGCCCAGTCAATGAGAACGAATACATCATTCTCTATGCATATCCGGGCAGAATGTCAGAAGAAGAGAAAGAGCAGATTGTAGATTTTTCAAATCAGAAACAAAAGAAACTCTTATCAATTGGATGTTTCTACCCCTGGTGTGATGAAGTACTCTTTCCGACTACACCCTTTGAAGTGCTATCCTATTTCAACAGTGCAGATTACATAATCACAGACACTTTCCACGGTACCATTTTTTCCCTGAAATACAACAAGAATTTTTGTACTTTCGTACGCGATTCCAATCGTCACAAAATCACTCACCTGCTCGACAAACTGGATCAGAATTCACGCATTGTGAATGAGAGTTGGGAATTAGATAAGGTCCTTAAGTCTGCTCCTGACTATTCACTCACCAACGAAATCATTAAATCTGAAAAGAGGAGTGCAGTTGATTACCTCAGAGAATCTCTGCCCTAAGGCGTGATATCTTTTGAGGTAGATTACCTTTTCCTGCTGTTTTGTTAGGCGTGTTTTTTTGAGAGAGAGAGAGATCTTCATAAAGGCACGCCTTTTTGTAGCGTTTGGTCTGAGTCTGCAGGTTGGTATAGTTATTGAGCATCAACACACATTAGACATGGTGATATTTAGAAAGATTTCTCCACTAAAATACGAGACAATTACAGTTTAGCTCCTGCGTTCCAAAGGTAAACACCTTTATGACTTCAAGTAACAACAAACGGATAGCCAAGAATACGATGATGCTTTATATACGCATGATGTTAATCATGGTGGTATCCCTTTTCACCGTACGAGTGGTGCTCAATACTCTCGGAGCCGTTGATTACGGAATATACAACGTAGTTGCTGGAATCGTGGTGATGTTCACTTTCTTAAGCGGCACAATGGCATCTGCGTCCCTTCGCTTTTTCTCCTTCGAGCTTGGAAAAAATGACTTTAAACAACTGAATAAGATCTTCAGTTTAACGGTTACGATGTATGCGCTGATTTCGGTAGTGGTTTTGGTTTTGGCGCAAACAGTCGGATTATGGTTTTTAAATACATATATGACTATACCAGCAGAAAGAATGAGCGCTGCTAACTGGGTATACCAATTTTCGATCTTCTCCTTCATCCTCACCATCATGACCATCCCCTACAATACCGCAATTATTGCCAGAGAAAACATGAATGTATTTGCATACATCAGTATAGCAGAGGTACTCTTAAGGCTTGCAATTGTATATATATTAATTCTCTTTGATGTTGATAAGCTGAAGCTCTACGCTGCATTGATGTTCTCAGTTGTATTAATATCCACTTATCTGTACCGATCATTTTGTGCCAGACACTATGAAGAGTGCAAATACCGGTTTTTATGGGACAAGAAGCTTTTTGCCACACTTCTAAGCTTCTGTGGCTGGAACCTGTTTGGGGCACTTGCAGGGATGCTTAAAATTCAGGGAACTAATATCCTTCTTAATATGTTTTTTGGCCCTGTTGTAAACGCTTCACGGGGAATAGCCTATCAGCTCAGTGCCAGAATTAATGAATTTGTGATGAATTTTTCAAGGGCAATAAACCCTCAGATTACAAAGTACTATGCAGCAAACGATAAAAACAGAATGTTCAAACTGATCTTCAGGGGCTCAAAGTTTGCCTTTTTCCTCCTGTTTTTAATTTCCATGCCCCTTGTCCTTGAAGCCCCTTACATACTGACTTTGTGGCTCTCGGATTTACCCGAATATATCGTCATCTTTACAAGGCTCATCATTGCCATTGCACTGATTGACTCTCTTTCATATGCTCTGATGACAGCAGCTCAAGCAACCGGAAACATAAAAAAATATCAGGCCGTTGTCGGAGGCACTCTTCTTTTGAACCTTCCTGTGTCATACTTATTTCTTAGCTTAGGATATCCGCCCCAAACAGCTCTTTACGTGACAATTGCAACTGCAGTCAGCTGCCTCGTTCTGAGATTGGTTATGTTAAAAAAAATGATTGGAATATCTGTCTCCAGCTATTTAAAATCAGTTGTTTTGTCAATAGTATCTGTTTCATGCCTTGCATACACGATTCCCTTGTTTGTTTTATTCAACTTACAGGAGGGGTTAGTGCGTTTGGTCATTGTAACATTCACAGGCGCACTGTCTTCCTTAACTTCCATATATTTCATCGGATTTTCAGACAAAGAGAGGACGTTTGTCCTGAGTGAATTAAAAAAACGGGTGGGCAGAAAAGCAGAAAAAACTAACAGAAAAAAAATCTACTCATATGAGTCTTAAACTGTTCTACTCACATTCTTGGTAAGAATTTATGGACTGAATACAAAATCATTCGTTTTCCATAATTTGATATTTTGAAAACAGAAAGGCCGGGAAGCGGACTCGAACCGCCGGCCTACTGATTACGAATCAGTTGCTCTACCAACTGAGCTATCCCGGCATTTAATAAGAAAAAATGCTAACCTGCAGAAAAAATAAAACTCTGATTACGGTGATGCAACCGCACGAAGTTGTCTTGTTGCCTGACGCTGAATATTATTTACTAAAGAAAGCTCATCGCTGAGCCTGCGCCTTATGGCATTTGAAAAAGAGATATTGGAGATCAAATTGCACTGCTCTATTGCAGCAGAGAAGTTTTCCTGTTCCATATATATCTGTGCAAGAGCAAGTCTGCAGATTGTTTCATTGTAACCGTTGTTGGGTGTTTGATTCGTGACTATAGAGAGGATTTTTTTGTAGGCGTTCACAGCTTCATCATAACGTTTCAATTCCTTAAGTGAATGGGCACGACCAAACAGGAAAGCCATGGACTGAGGATACTTTTGCAGCATTTCATCTGAAATGCTCAGCGCTTCAGCATATCGTTTTTCGTTCACAAACACTTCTATCAGGGTAACAGATGCAGCCGTTTTGGTGTAAAACCCATTCTCTCTCACCCGTATAAGCTTCCCTATCCCCTCTTCCCTCTTATCCTGCACGCCTGGCATCCACCATAACAATCGCATTAGAGCACTGCGCCAATATTCATATGCCCCTATACCAAACTGAATATCTATAAGATCACTGCCTGCTTTTTCCAATTCAAGCAGCTCGGAGACGCCCCTCCACCCATACCTGAAAGCAGTGATCCAACGTTCATAGCGAGCTTCATATGTCCCCTTGAAACCATCGGCTCCACCCTTGAAAAACCGGGCCACCTCGTTATTTCGATCTGCTGAGAGCATGTTTTCTGCTTTTTCTATAGCCAGATCACAGTATCTGTAGAAATCCTCTTCCCTGCTGTCAGACTGAAAATGAGCCATCCATGAGTCTATGGCTGCGGCCATAAAAAAATACCCTGCCGGATGATCTGAATACCTTCGTATAATTTTTCTTGCTTCTTCCTCTGCCTGTCTGAATTTGTTTTGAAAAATGTAATCTATACTGGCCATAGCCCAGGTGTGCATATCTTGTGGCAGAGCCGGTCCGGAACTCTGTACTCCCGTAAATAGTAGCAGAATAATACAAAGCAGTTTAATTATTTTCATTTTTGCTGGATTCAGAGTAAAATTCATATTTATTGTAATATCGATCCCACATACGGTGTGGTTTATGATATCGATATTTTCTCACGATTCTTGCCTTAACATCCTTTAGAAAGTAAAAATCCACCTCGGCTCTGGCAGTGTATCTTCCTTCATCATATGTCTGATAGAGCGTAATTTCGTAATATGGATTCTCCAAAATCCCCACCGGATCAACCCCATCAAGAATTGCCTCAAGATCATCTTCAAGGATAATATCGAGTTTTTTGCGAACCGCCTCTTCACTTTCACCACAAAAGCAGAGAAAGATCAACGGAAACAGCAGGATTAATCTTTTACATCTCATTATCAAACACTTCCTAATTGTACTATTGTTTTCTGATCATTTCAACCTGAATTTCTCACAGGTTAATATTTGTGGACCCATTACAGAAAATATAATTATATATTAATGTAAAGAATAAAAAAAGGATGCCATTATAAAATAAAATGGCATCCTGTACCTATAAATATCAAGCACACATTTTCAGAAACGGTATGTTGCACTAACACGTTTGAAAAGGTGGTGCTGAGGGCCACTGAAGAGATTTGTGAAAGTATAGGCTAAGTCTTCAGCTGCAACAAAGTCCACTCTGAACCTGTCTTCGATATTTACACCAAATCCAAGTCCCACCAGATCCTCATCAGAACCATCGGCTTCGGGATTTTCAATCCATCTGCCTGAGTTAGGACCGTTTGTTGCATATCTGACGACTTTTTGTCCACCCACTCTTAAAACAAACCAGTCCCAAACCAGGTTTCTCTCAACACCGAAACTCACTCTTGCTCCATATGATTCTTCAGAATCAAATTCATGCCAGTCGTTTCTTGTGTAGAGTCCCTGCAGACCAGCAAAAAAGAACCCTCTGTCAATATTCATGTTGAGTCCCAGCCCAGCTGCGAAATCGATCAGCCTTGTCTCACCATCCTGAAGATTGACCAGATTAAAAGAAGCCTGAGGTACTACAGCTCCGTTTATTGCAGGTACAGAAGCAAAAGATCTCAGATCCCCGCGAATAAACCAGTCCCTGTCTGCGATAGTTAACTCATTGTCATCTATTGTGCCGATACCAGTCAATAGACCAGCATTTACAGAAGCTTCAAGTTCAAGCCCAGGACCTACAGGAGACAATATACCCAGTGTTCCTTTGTAGACACCTGATTCAAAATCAATATTGTTGTTTTCAGTTACTCTCTGATGTGCTAAGTAGAGTCCAGCCCCTATTGATACACCATTGCGCAGTGTGTATGAGCCGATCAGATCAACTCTTCCCACGGGACTTTCCAGATTTACATTTGAAGAAT
This is a stretch of genomic DNA from Chitinispirillum alkaliphilum. It encodes these proteins:
- a CDS encoding polysaccharide biosynthesis protein produces the protein MTSSNNKRIAKNTMMLYIRMMLIMVVSLFTVRVVLNTLGAVDYGIYNVVAGIVVMFTFLSGTMASASLRFFSFELGKNDFKQLNKIFSLTVTMYALISVVVLVLAQTVGLWFLNTYMTIPAERMSAANWVYQFSIFSFILTIMTIPYNTAIIARENMNVFAYISIAEVLLRLAIVYILILFDVDKLKLYAALMFSVVLISTYLYRSFCARHYEECKYRFLWDKKLFATLLSFCGWNLFGALAGMLKIQGTNILLNMFFGPVVNASRGIAYQLSARINEFVMNFSRAINPQITKYYAANDKNRMFKLIFRGSKFAFFLLFLISMPLVLEAPYILTLWLSDLPEYIVIFTRLIIAIALIDSLSYALMTAAQATGNIKKYQAVVGGTLLLNLPVSYLFLSLGYPPQTALYVTIATAVSCLVLRLVMLKKMIGISVSSYLKSVVLSIVSVSCLAYTIPLFVLFNLQEGLVRLVIVTFTGALSSLTSIYFIGFSDKERTFVLSELKKRVGRKAEKTNRKKIYSYES